A genomic window from Pseudomonas cavernicola includes:
- the folE gene encoding GTP cyclohydrolase I FolE: MHEQLPNHYREILIGVGENPEREGLLDTPKRAAKAMQYLCHGYQKSLEEVVNGALFASDNDEMVIIKDVELYSLCEHHLLPFIGKAHVAYIPTGKVLGLSKVARIVDMYARRLQIQESLTRQIAEAIQEVTRAAGVAVVIEAQHMCMMMRGVEKQNSVMNTSVMLGAFRESGSTRQEFLQLIGRGK, encoded by the coding sequence ATGCACGAACAACTGCCCAATCACTATCGCGAGATCTTGATCGGGGTGGGTGAAAACCCCGAGCGAGAAGGCCTGCTGGACACCCCAAAGCGTGCAGCCAAAGCCATGCAATACCTGTGTCACGGTTACCAGAAAAGTCTGGAAGAGGTGGTCAACGGCGCACTGTTCGCCTCGGACAACGACGAGATGGTAATCATCAAAGACGTCGAGTTGTATTCGCTGTGCGAACACCATCTGCTGCCCTTTATCGGTAAGGCCCACGTTGCCTACATCCCGACCGGCAAGGTGCTCGGCCTGTCGAAAGTCGCGCGGATCGTCGATATGTATGCGCGGCGCCTGCAGATTCAGGAGAGCCTGACCCGGCAAATCGCTGAGGCGATTCAGGAGGTCACTCGCGCCGCCGGGGTGGCGGTGGTGATCGAGGCCCAGCATATGTGCATGATGATGCGCGGGGTGGAGAAGCAGAATTCGGTGATGAACACCTCGGTGATGCTTGGCGCCTTCCGCGAGTCGGGCAGCACGCGTCAGGAATTCCTGCAGCTGATTGGGCGGGGCAAGTAA
- a CDS encoding helix-turn-helix transcriptional regulator produces the protein MFQGMGRTQQDLLSALLYQPAGMSIDDLASHLAVTRTAIRQHLAALERDGLILRGVTRPTGRRPEQLYLLSARGKELFPRQYQLLADLLIGEVAEIIGHDNLVRLMRSLGRKMAAGMEQQAVAEERIVSHMNQAGYEAEVFFRSSGEKEIVAHNCVFHHLAKAHPEVCELDLALIGALGEGEVEHLECMLRGGNVCRFQLTDTSPTVSGGHSLK, from the coding sequence ATGTTTCAGGGGATGGGTCGCACGCAGCAAGATCTTCTATCTGCATTGCTGTACCAACCGGCGGGTATGAGCATTGACGACCTGGCCAGCCACTTGGCGGTGACTCGCACAGCGATACGTCAGCATCTGGCCGCGCTGGAACGTGACGGTCTGATCCTTCGCGGGGTAACTCGACCAACCGGCCGTCGTCCCGAGCAGCTGTACCTGCTCTCGGCACGCGGCAAGGAACTCTTTCCCAGGCAATACCAGCTGCTGGCCGACCTGTTGATCGGTGAGGTCGCAGAAATCATCGGCCACGACAACCTAGTCCGATTGATGCGCAGCCTCGGCCGCAAGATGGCGGCCGGCATGGAGCAGCAGGCGGTGGCCGAGGAGCGGATCGTCAGCCACATGAATCAGGCCGGTTATGAGGCCGAGGTGTTTTTCCGCTCCTCTGGCGAGAAGGAAATAGTCGCGCACAACTGCGTTTTCCATCATCTGGCCAAGGCTCATCCGGAAGTCTGCGAGCTCGATCTGGCCCTGATCGGCGCCCTCGGCGAGGGCGAGGTGGAACACCTCGAATGCATGCTGCGTGGCGGCAATGTCTGTCGCTTCCAACTAACCGACACCAGCCCTACCGTCAGCGGCGGCCACTCCCTCAAGTAA
- a CDS encoding DUF488 domain-containing protein — MSVMLKRAYEPATKADGERILVDRLWPRGLAKVKAKIDLWLKDVAPSTELRQWFGHDPEKWPEFKKRYRVELKGNPALSELMALSRQGDITLVYAAKDQLHNEAVVLKQILDRGT; from the coding sequence ATGAGCGTGATGTTGAAGCGAGCTTATGAACCAGCGACCAAGGCCGATGGCGAGCGGATTCTCGTAGACAGGCTTTGGCCGCGTGGATTAGCCAAAGTCAAAGCAAAGATTGATCTATGGCTCAAAGACGTCGCTCCATCCACTGAACTCCGCCAGTGGTTCGGTCATGACCCGGAGAAATGGCCGGAATTCAAGAAACGGTACCGAGTCGAACTGAAAGGGAATCCTGCACTTTCGGAGCTTATGGCACTTTCGCGTCAAGGTGACATCACTCTCGTATACGCGGCCAAGGATCAGTTGCACAATGAAGCCGTGGTACTCAAACAAATTCTTGATCGCGGGACCTAA
- a CDS encoding SCO family protein, whose protein sequence is MNTRRNLLAGIGALGATALGWAAWRGVSEAPQLVRSAAAAGERFPNARLYTHEGKAVSFYDDLIRDKVVAINMMYASCAGICPTATANLRLVQKLL, encoded by the coding sequence ATGAACACTCGCAGAAATCTATTGGCCGGCATCGGCGCCCTCGGCGCCACCGCGCTCGGCTGGGCCGCCTGGCGCGGGGTCAGCGAAGCACCGCAACTCGTTCGCAGCGCTGCCGCCGCTGGCGAGCGCTTCCCGAACGCGCGGCTCTATACCCACGAAGGCAAGGCGGTCAGCTTCTACGACGATCTGATCCGCGACAAGGTGGTCGCCATCAACATGATGTATGCCTCCTGCGCCGGGATTTGCCCGACCGCGACGGCCAACCTGCGGCTGGTGCAGAAGCTGTTATGA
- a CDS encoding multicopper oxidase family protein, giving the protein MKAKLLAHWKGKLQAGSWGISIQANGWKPLSPAPLDEPDGAGRRAFLKLGAAALAVPLLLSARPSASKDGEPETPLPVFPPSPPTKPWQVFLPNAITPLAPVDPLTPPPSVTANIAGGEECGRATHQRYAELLDALGVTPTVYELNAVERPDWEFHPDYPKQPVWVFESDTPDKTQFSPVFFARYGQPILCRVRNRLPQDHTGFGTPEVSVHLHNLHTPSESDGFPGDYFSPDKAGPTLSAPGKWKDHFYPNVYAGYDQQKTRLGDPNEALGTLWFHDHTLDFTAPNTVRGLFGFYLLFDNLDSGDEGPQSSGLRLPSHPYDYTLSFGDRRFDANKRLFFDEFNPEGVLGDKVIVNGKIEPVLRVARRKYRLRLLNIGPSRNYELYLTRAGVVQRFTHIANDGNLLPAPLLYQTRVRIGVAERADIVVDFSSYPLGTELFIVNRLVQDTTRKPGDVVAPGTQLLKIIVDRTAADVSMVPSALRPLPDIPSPAEIAALPVRRWEFDRKNGLWQINQRLVDVKTPRAKIKKGSAEVWELVNDSGGWTHPIHIHFEEGRILSKTVDGVNVPVPLHERGRKDVFVLGPNTTLRVFLRFRDFIGKYVMHCHNMIHEDHAMMLRWDIEDD; this is encoded by the coding sequence ATGAAAGCAAAACTCTTGGCCCACTGGAAAGGCAAACTACAAGCCGGCAGTTGGGGAATATCCATCCAGGCGAATGGCTGGAAACCCCTCTCACCCGCCCCTTTGGATGAACCCGACGGCGCCGGCCGCCGCGCCTTCCTCAAGCTCGGCGCCGCCGCGCTGGCCGTGCCGCTGCTGCTCAGCGCGCGCCCCAGCGCAAGTAAAGACGGCGAGCCCGAGACGCCGCTACCGGTATTTCCCCCCAGTCCGCCGACCAAGCCGTGGCAGGTGTTTCTGCCCAACGCGATCACGCCACTCGCCCCGGTCGACCCGCTAACTCCGCCCCCCAGCGTGACGGCGAATATTGCGGGCGGAGAAGAATGCGGCCGGGCCACGCACCAGCGTTATGCCGAACTCCTTGACGCGCTGGGTGTGACACCGACTGTTTACGAGCTGAATGCCGTGGAGCGACCCGATTGGGAATTCCATCCGGACTATCCGAAACAGCCGGTCTGGGTCTTCGAGAGCGACACGCCGGATAAGACGCAATTTAGCCCGGTGTTCTTCGCGCGTTATGGCCAGCCTATCCTCTGCCGCGTCCGCAATCGGCTGCCGCAGGATCACACGGGCTTCGGCACGCCGGAGGTCTCCGTCCACCTGCACAATTTGCATACGCCGTCGGAGAGCGATGGCTTCCCGGGCGACTACTTCAGCCCGGATAAGGCCGGGCCGACCCTGAGTGCGCCAGGGAAATGGAAAGACCACTTCTACCCCAACGTCTATGCCGGCTACGACCAGCAGAAAACCCGCCTTGGCGATCCCAACGAAGCCCTCGGGACGCTGTGGTTTCACGACCACACCCTGGACTTCACCGCGCCGAACACCGTCCGCGGACTGTTCGGCTTCTACCTGTTGTTCGACAACCTCGATTCCGGCGACGAGGGCCCGCAAAGCAGCGGGCTAAGGCTGCCGAGCCATCCCTACGATTACACCCTGAGCTTTGGCGATCGGCGCTTCGACGCCAACAAACGGTTGTTCTTCGACGAGTTCAACCCCGAGGGGGTGCTCGGCGACAAGGTGATAGTCAATGGCAAGATCGAGCCGGTGTTGCGCGTCGCTAGGCGTAAGTATCGCCTGCGCCTGCTGAATATCGGCCCGAGCCGTAATTACGAGCTGTATCTCACTCGGGCGGGCGTCGTGCAGCGATTCACCCATATCGCCAATGACGGCAACCTGTTGCCGGCCCCGCTGCTGTACCAGACCAGGGTGCGGATCGGCGTGGCCGAACGCGCCGACATAGTCGTGGACTTTTCCAGCTATCCGCTTGGCACCGAACTGTTCATCGTCAACCGTCTCGTTCAGGACACTACTCGCAAGCCTGGGGACGTGGTCGCGCCGGGTACCCAGTTGCTGAAGATCATCGTCGACCGCACCGCGGCGGATGTCAGCATGGTGCCGAGCGCGCTACGACCGCTGCCGGATATACCCAGCCCTGCTGAAATCGCGGCATTGCCGGTGCGGCGCTGGGAGTTCGATCGCAAGAATGGCCTGTGGCAGATTAACCAGCGGCTGGTCGACGTGAAGACTCCACGGGCCAAGATAAAGAAAGGCAGCGCCGAGGTCTGGGAGCTGGTGAATGACTCCGGCGGCTGGACTCACCCGATCCACATCCACTTCGAAGAGGGCCGCATCCTCAGCAAGACCGTGGATGGGGTTAACGTGCCCGTGCCGCTGCACGAGCGTGGCCGCAAAGACGTCTTCGTGCTCGGCCCAAACACGACCCTGAGGGTGTTCCTGCGCTTCCGCGATTTCATCGGCAAGTACGTCATGCACTGCCACAACATGATCCACGAGGACCACGCGATGATGCTGCGCTGGGACATCGAGGACGACTGA
- a CDS encoding patatin-like phospholipase family protein, whose amino-acid sequence MNQHRARRTAFVLAGGGSLGAVQVGMLKALNRARITPDLVVGASVGAINGAYYAAAPDETGIARLERIWLGLRRPDIFPFSTLSTVLCLLGRRDHLALPRHLHALIESQLPYRRLEDAALPCHVVATDVLDGTEVILSSGEAVPALLASTAIPAVFPAVAIAGRPLMDGGIASNTPISAAVSLGATRVVILPTGTPCVLQAPPRGALAAALHAINLLAMRQLLADVDRFADRCELIVVPPLCPLAINTYDFSQTGELIRRAETATSHWLKDGLQGKDPRWALAPHRHRAG is encoded by the coding sequence ATGAATCAGCATAGAGCCCGAAGGACTGCGTTCGTGCTGGCCGGCGGCGGCAGCCTCGGAGCCGTGCAGGTCGGCATGCTCAAGGCACTGAACCGAGCGCGCATCACCCCCGATTTGGTCGTCGGCGCCTCGGTGGGGGCGATCAACGGCGCCTACTATGCCGCCGCCCCCGACGAAACCGGCATCGCCCGCCTCGAGCGCATCTGGCTGGGGTTGCGCCGCCCGGATATCTTCCCGTTCTCGACGCTCAGCACCGTCCTGTGCCTGCTTGGCCGGCGCGACCACCTAGCACTGCCCCGCCACTTGCACGCGCTCATCGAGTCGCAGCTCCCCTACCGGCGCCTGGAAGATGCCGCATTGCCCTGTCACGTTGTCGCCACTGACGTTCTCGATGGCACGGAGGTCATCCTGTCCTCGGGAGAGGCCGTGCCGGCGCTGCTCGCCAGCACGGCCATCCCGGCAGTGTTTCCAGCGGTGGCCATCGCGGGCCGGCCGTTGATGGACGGCGGTATCGCCAGCAATACCCCGATCTCCGCGGCGGTTTCCCTGGGGGCAACCCGGGTGGTGATCCTGCCGACCGGAACGCCGTGCGTCCTGCAGGCACCGCCACGTGGTGCACTGGCCGCTGCGCTGCATGCGATCAACCTGCTGGCCATGCGCCAATTGCTGGCGGACGTCGATCGCTTCGCCGATCGCTGTGAACTGATCGTCGTTCCGCCATTGTGCCCGCTGGCCATCAACACCTACGACTTCTCACAAACGGGTGAGCTCATCCGTCGTGCGGAGACAGCCACCAGCCACTGGCTGAAGGACGGATTGCAGGGCAAGGATCCCCGTTGGGCCCTGGCACCGCATCGCCATCGCGCGGGCTGA
- a CDS encoding FAD-dependent oxidoreductase — translation MAQTDTTPSGPDLAKGVPLASVPAAGVLAGHVDGSPVLLVRMDDGIHAVSGLCTHYGAPLADGLVVDDEIRCPWHHACFSLRTGAALRAPAFAALATWRVEIVGETVFVRARETATRPSRPRAPHNQPGRIVIIGGGAAGFAAADRLRELGYSGALSMLSADASAPYDRPNLSKDYLAGTAPEDWIPLRGPKFYADRQIDLRLGCEVTAIDIGARQVLTGSGERLAYDVLLIATGAEPRQLPVPGFDRPNVFMLRSLADARAIVEASKSAASVALIGAGFIGMEAAAALRARGLRVHVVAPEDVPMERALGREVGGFITGLHQEQGVVFHLRSVAKGFDGKVLILGDGTRVAADLLIVGAGVAPRMELAAAAGLAVQDGILVDPNLQTSVAGHFAAGDVARYRYGADLVRVEHWVHAQRQGQAAAANMLGAGQVFTDVPYFWTHHYGLDLRYTGYAGGWDEVRIDGTLSKQDFTARFFRAGILVAAASVGRDLENLSIEATLQG, via the coding sequence ATGGCTCAAACCGACACCACCCCCTCCGGTCCCGATCTGGCCAAAGGCGTGCCCTTGGCCAGTGTGCCGGCCGCTGGCGTGCTCGCCGGCCACGTCGATGGAAGCCCCGTCCTGCTGGTGCGAATGGATGATGGTATCCATGCGGTCAGCGGGCTCTGTACCCACTACGGTGCGCCGCTGGCCGATGGCCTGGTGGTCGATGACGAGATCCGCTGCCCCTGGCACCACGCGTGTTTCAGCCTGCGCACGGGCGCCGCGCTGCGAGCGCCCGCCTTCGCAGCGCTGGCGACGTGGCGTGTGGAGATCGTCGGCGAGACCGTGTTCGTGCGCGCCAGGGAAACGGCCACGCGGCCGTCGCGACCGCGTGCACCGCACAACCAGCCCGGACGCATCGTGATCATCGGTGGCGGCGCCGCGGGGTTCGCGGCGGCCGACCGGCTGCGCGAACTGGGCTATTCCGGCGCCTTGTCGATGCTCAGCGCCGATGCTTCGGCGCCCTATGACCGGCCCAATCTGTCCAAGGACTACCTGGCCGGGACCGCACCGGAAGACTGGATTCCACTGAGGGGGCCGAAGTTCTACGCCGATCGCCAGATCGACCTGCGCCTAGGCTGCGAGGTCACCGCGATCGATATCGGTGCACGGCAGGTGCTGACCGGATCAGGCGAGCGGCTGGCCTATGACGTCTTGCTCATCGCCACCGGTGCGGAACCGCGGCAGTTGCCCGTGCCGGGTTTCGACCGGCCCAACGTGTTCATGCTGCGCTCGCTGGCCGATGCCCGGGCCATTGTCGAGGCGAGCAAGAGCGCGGCTTCGGTGGCCCTAATCGGCGCCGGCTTCATCGGCATGGAGGCGGCGGCGGCCCTGCGCGCGCGCGGACTCAGGGTGCATGTAGTGGCACCCGAGGACGTGCCGATGGAGCGTGCGCTCGGTCGCGAAGTGGGCGGCTTCATCACCGGCCTGCACCAGGAACAGGGAGTGGTGTTCCACCTTCGGTCGGTGGCCAAAGGCTTCGATGGCAAGGTGCTCATACTGGGTGACGGCACCCGGGTTGCCGCGGACCTGCTGATCGTGGGTGCGGGTGTCGCGCCGCGCATGGAGCTCGCGGCTGCGGCCGGACTGGCGGTACAGGACGGCATCCTGGTCGATCCCAACCTGCAGACATCGGTCGCCGGCCACTTCGCCGCCGGCGATGTCGCGCGCTATCGGTACGGTGCGGACCTGGTCCGGGTCGAGCACTGGGTGCATGCGCAGCGGCAGGGCCAGGCTGCCGCGGCCAATATGCTGGGCGCCGGGCAGGTGTTCACGGATGTGCCGTACTTTTGGACCCACCACTACGGCCTGGATCTTCGCTACACCGGATACGCGGGCGGTTGGGACGAAGTCCGGATCGACGGCACGTTGTCGAAACAGGACTTCACGGCGCGGTTCTTTCGCGCGGGGATCCTCGTCGCGGCCGCATCGGTCGGGCGTGATCTGGAGAACCTGTCCATCGAGGCGACGTTGCAGGGTTGA
- a CDS encoding LysR family transcriptional regulator: MDTELARTFLTVIAAGNFRNAASRLFVTQSTVSARIAALEEQLGCSLFVRNKAGTALTPAGRSFQPYATTLVRTVERARHDIGVAMGFRASVTIGGRFGLWDDLLFVCLPRIRSAVPDIAIRAEIAFEDELIQGLIEGRTNIGVMYTPQSRPGLVVEPLLEEQLVYVTTSDDTPNPPGENYVYIDWGPEFASKHSAAFPDFLGPGLSANIGWLGLNHILAYGGSGYFPLRLVKNELTAGRLHRHPGAPDFLLPAYMVYPVDPQPEAVGLVLRIVREVTVEILRQSA, translated from the coding sequence ATGGATACTGAACTTGCCCGAACGTTTCTGACGGTCATCGCCGCCGGAAATTTCCGCAATGCCGCCTCGCGGCTGTTCGTCACGCAATCGACCGTCAGTGCCAGAATTGCCGCGCTGGAGGAGCAACTCGGCTGCAGCCTGTTCGTGCGCAACAAGGCCGGCACGGCTCTGACCCCCGCAGGTCGCTCCTTTCAACCCTACGCGACCACGCTCGTGCGCACCGTGGAACGTGCCCGCCACGACATAGGCGTGGCCATGGGCTTTCGGGCTTCCGTGACCATCGGCGGACGTTTCGGGCTCTGGGACGACCTGCTGTTTGTCTGCCTGCCGCGAATCCGCAGTGCGGTACCAGACATCGCAATACGCGCCGAGATCGCCTTCGAAGATGAACTCATACAGGGGCTGATCGAGGGGCGCACCAACATCGGTGTGATGTACACGCCGCAAAGCCGGCCGGGGCTGGTGGTTGAACCGCTGCTCGAAGAGCAACTGGTCTACGTGACCACCAGCGACGACACCCCCAATCCACCTGGTGAGAACTATGTGTATATCGACTGGGGCCCGGAATTTGCCAGCAAGCACAGTGCAGCCTTCCCCGACTTCCTAGGCCCAGGGTTGAGCGCCAATATCGGCTGGCTGGGCCTGAACCACATCCTGGCCTATGGCGGCTCCGGGTATTTCCCACTGCGACTCGTCAAGAATGAGCTGACCGCAGGACGACTGCACCGACACCCTGGCGCCCCAGATTTTCTTTTGCCTGCCTATATGGTTTATCCGGTCGATCCGCAGCCTGAGGCGGTGGGGCTTGTCCTGCGGATCGTGCGTGAGGTCACGGTAGAGATTTTGCGTCAGAGTGCGTAA
- a CDS encoding type II toxin-antitoxin system HicA family toxin: MSKQEKLLAKLLNKQAGFTWPELVTLLRALGYSQLEGDGSRVKFDNGNPQAMINLHKPHPGNELKAYVKRQVIEHLKAGGLM; encoded by the coding sequence ATGTCCAAGCAAGAAAAGCTGCTCGCCAAACTGCTCAACAAGCAAGCCGGATTTACCTGGCCTGAGCTGGTAACACTGCTTCGCGCCCTTGGCTATAGCCAGCTTGAAGGTGACGGCAGCCGGGTGAAGTTCGATAACGGCAATCCGCAGGCCATGATCAACCTGCACAAGCCTCATCCGGGGAATGAGCTGAAGGCCTACGTCAAACGCCAAGTGATTGAGCACCTGAAAGCGGGAGGATTGATGTGA
- a CDS encoding type II toxin-antitoxin system HicB family antitoxin, producing MSTMLQHRGYYGSIEASPEDNCLFGRLQFVRALISYEGETVADLTQAFRDAVDDYLGTCESLGQEAEVPCKGSFNVRVGHDLHLAASVAATRQSISLNDLTRKALSEYLEHHS from the coding sequence ATGAGTACCATGTTGCAGCACCGGGGCTATTACGGCTCCATCGAAGCCAGTCCCGAGGACAACTGCCTGTTCGGCAGGCTTCAGTTCGTTCGTGCCCTGATCAGCTATGAAGGTGAAACGGTTGCCGATTTGACCCAGGCGTTTCGCGACGCAGTAGACGATTACCTGGGCACCTGCGAGTCACTTGGGCAGGAGGCAGAGGTTCCATGCAAAGGCTCGTTCAATGTGAGGGTAGGGCATGACCTGCACCTGGCCGCCAGCGTGGCCGCTACTCGGCAAAGCATCTCTCTGAATGATCTGACCCGCAAGGCGCTGAGCGAGTACCTGGAGCACCACTCCTGA
- the tnpC gene encoding Tn3 family transposase post-transcriptional regulator TnpC — translation MHIPPASFRVTPYGEVDAQALKALREHYDTASLLGMVDALDKCLARVGGIDRLRDELIRLHAMAHTAINGAPLSVLPETTGSIWENADAILMDLEALNDWIIAVRDTVSPLAGLSPGHDG, via the coding sequence ATGCACATCCCGCCGGCTTCGTTTCGGGTTACGCCTTATGGAGAGGTCGATGCTCAAGCGCTGAAGGCGCTGCGTGAGCATTACGACACCGCCAGCCTTCTCGGTATGGTCGATGCTTTGGATAAGTGCTTGGCTCGGGTAGGTGGGATTGACAGACTCCGTGATGAACTCATACGCCTACACGCAATGGCGCACACCGCCATCAACGGAGCGCCATTGTCCGTTCTCCCAGAGACGACAGGCAGCATCTGGGAGAACGCCGACGCCATCCTGATGGATCTTGAGGCGCTCAATGACTGGATCATTGCCGTGCGAGACACGGTAAGCCCTCTTGCAGGCCTTTCACCAGGCCATGATGGTTAA